In one Aquila chrysaetos chrysaetos chromosome 24, bAquChr1.4, whole genome shotgun sequence genomic region, the following are encoded:
- the GAPVD1 gene encoding GTPase-activating protein and VPS9 domain-containing protein 1 isoform X1, with product MSYSEYCVTRSLPKMVKLDIHTLAHHLKQERLYVNSEKQLIQRLNADVLKTAEKLYRTAWISKQQRINLDRLIITSAEASPAECCQHAKILEDTQFVDGYKQLGFQEAAYGEFLNRLRENPRLIASCLVAGEKLNQDNTQSVIHTVFTSIYGNCIMQEDESYLLQVLRYLIEFELKESDNPRRLLRRGTCAFSILFKLFSEGLFSAKLFLTATLHEPIMQLLVEDEDHLETDPNKLIERFSPVQQEKLFGEKGTEKFKQRVQEMVDSNEAKLVTLVNKFIGYLKQNTYCFPHSLRWIVSQMYKTLSCVDRLEVGEVRAMCTDLLLACFICPAIVNPEQYGIISDAPINEVARFNLMQVGRLLQQLAMTGSEEGDPRMKSNLAKFDKSCVAAFLDVVIDGRAVETPPMSSVNLLEGLSRTVVYMTYSQLTTLVGFMRNVMSSDQLKEDRMALENLLANLPQNKPGKSSSLEMTPYNTPQLSPATTPANKKNRLPIGQQLAAITAWDTSATNLSAHITLVTPFATRSRSRSNILMDQHGDHEGSSQETIPEVQPEEVLVISLGTGPQITPGMMSENEVLNMQLADGGQGDVPVDENKLHGKPDKTLRFSLCSDNLEGISEGPSNRSNSVSSLDLEGESVSELGAGPSGSNGVEALQLLEHEQATTQDNLDDKLRKFEIRDMMGLTDDRDISETVSETWSTDVLGSDFDPNIDEDRLQEIAGAAAENMLGSLLCLPGSGSVLLDPCTGSTISETTSEAWSVEVLPSDSEAPDLKQEERLQELESCSGLGSTSDDTDVREVSSRPSTPGLSVVSGISATSEDIPNKIEDLRSECSSDFGGKDSVTSPDMDETAHGASQLTSPPSQTDSLLALFDPLSSNEGASAVVRPKVHYARPSHPPPDPPILEGAMGGNEARLPNFGFHALIPTDLEAFKQRHSYPERLVRSRSSDIVSSVRRPMSDPGWNRRPGNEERELPMPNTNAGAAVLVAASQSSSSSPSKDSSRGEIEERKDSDDEKSDRNKPWWRKRFVSAMPKAPIPFRKKEKQEKDKDDMVPDRYSTLQDDPSPRLSAQAQAAEDILDKYRNAIKRTSPSEGAIVNYDGAEAIGDGESMHDSPRDEALQNMSADDLPDSASQVAQPQSSAFSYRDAKKKLRLALCSADSVAFPMLTHSTRNGLPDHTDPEDNEIVCFLKVQLAEAINLQDKNLMAQLQETMRCVSRFDNRTCRKLLASIAEDYRKRAPYIAYLTRCRQGLQTTQAHLERLLQRVLRDKEVANRYFTTVCVRLLLESKEKKIREFIQDFQKLTAADDKTAQVEDFLQFLYGAMAQDAIWQNASEEQLQDAQLAIERSVMNRIFKLAFYPNQDGDILRDQVLHEHIQRLSKVVTANHKALQIPEVYLREAPWPSAQSEIRTISAYKTPRDKVQCILRMCSTIMNLLSLANEDSVPGADDFVPVLVFVLIKANPPCLLSTVQYISSFYANCLSGEESYWWMQFTAAVEFIKTIDDRK from the exons ATGTCCTATAG tgagTACTGTGTAACCCGCTCACTGCCCAAGATGGTGAAGCTGGATATACACACGCTAGCTCATCACCTCAAGCAGGAACGGCTGTATgtaaattcagaaaagcaacttATTCAGAGGCTCAATGCAGATGTATTGAAGACAGCTGAAAAGCTGTACCGCACAGCATGGATTTCCAAGCAGCAAAGGATTAACTTGGACAGACTGATCATAACAAG tgctGAAGCTTCTCCTGCTGAATGTTGCCAGCATGCTAAAATCCTGGAGGACACGCAGTTTGTGGATGGATATAAGCAGTTGGGATTTCAGGAGGCTGCTTATGGAGAATTCCTAAACAGATTGAGAGAGAACCCTAGGCTTATTGCATCCTGTCTGGTTGCTGGAGAGAAGCTCAACCAGGACAACACTCAGAGTGTCATTCACACAGTCTTTACCTCCATTTATGGCAACTGCATCATGCAGGAGGATGAGAGCTACCTCCTCCAGGTCCTTCGTTACTTGATTGAATTTGAACTCAAGGAAAGCGACAACCCTAGGCGGCTGTTGAGACGAGGCACCTGTGCATTCAGCATCTTATTCAAACTTTTCTCTGAAGGactcttttctgcaaaactttttCTTACTGCAACTTTACATGAGCCAATCATGCAGCTTCTGGTTGAAGATGAAGACCACTTGGAAACTGATCCAAACAAGTTAATTGAGAGATTCTCCCCAGTACAACAGGAAAAGTTATTTGGAgagaaaggcacagaaaagtTCAAGCAAAGAGTCCAAGAGATGGTTGACTCCAATGAGGCCAAGCTGGTGACCTTGGTGAACAAATTCATTGGCTATCTCAAACAAAACACTTACTGTTTTCCTCACAGCTTGAGATGGATTGTGTCACAAATGTACAAAACGCTCTCGTGTGTAGACAGGCTGGAGGTTGGGGAGGTCAGAGCAATGTGCACAGATCTTCTTCTAGCGTGTTTCATCTGTCCTGCAATTGTTAACCCAGAACAGTATGGGATCATTTCTGATGCTCCTATAAATGAGGTGGCAAGATTTAATCTGATGCAG gttGGGAGACTTCTGCAGCAATTGGCAATGACGGGTTCTGAAGAGGGAGATCCGCGCATGAAGAGTAACCTTGCTAAATTTGACAAA agctgtgttgCTGCTTTCCTGGATGTAGTAATCGATGGGCGTGCTGTTGAAACTCCTCCAATGTCTTCTGTTAACCTTCTGGAGGGGTTGAGTAGAACAGTGGTTTACATGACATACAGCCAGCTAACTACTCTG GTTGGCTTTATGCGGAATGTAATGTCAAGCGATCAACTTAAGGAAGATCGGATGGCTTTGGAAAACTTGCTGGCAAACTTACCCCAGAACAAaccagggaaaagcagcagccttgaAATGACTCCATATAATACCCCACAACTTTCTCCTGCAACTACTccagctaacaaaaaaaatcgATTACCGATAG GACAGCAATTGGCAGCCATTACTGCCTGGGATACTTCTGCTACCAATCTTTCAGCTCATATAACTCTAGTAACCCCTTTTG CAACTCGTAGCAGAAGTAGATCAAATATTCTAATGGATCAGCACGGAGATCATGAAGGATCGTCCCAGGAGACTATCCCAGAAGTTCAGCCAGAAGAAGTGCTGGTGATTTCTTTGGGGACAGGTCCACAGATTACTCCAGGAATGATGTCAGAAAATGAG GTCTTAAATATGCAGCTTGCAGATGGCGGACAAGGAGATGTCCCTGTTGATGAAAACAAACTCCATGGTAAACCTGATAAAACCTTGCGCTTTTCCCTCTGCAGTGATAATCTGGAAGGAATATCTGAAG GTCCTTCAAATCGCTCCAACTCTGTGTCATCTTTGGATTTAGAAGGGGAGTCTGTGTCAGAGCTTGGCGCAGGCCCCTCTGGGAGCAATGGCGTTGAAGCTCTGCAGCTGTTAGAGCATGAACAAG cCACAACTCAGGATAATCTTGATGACAAGCTCCGTAAATTCGAAATCCGTGATATGATGGGGTTGACTGATGACAGAGATATATCAGAAACTGTGAGTGAAACGTGGAGTACAGATGTCTTGGGAAGTGACTTCGATCCAAACATCGATGAAGATCGCTTGCAAGAAATAGCAG gtgcagctgcagagaacaTGCTAGGCAGCTTGCTGTGTTTACCAGGCTCAGGATCCGTGTTGCTTGATCCCTGCACAGGTTCAACCATATCAGAAACCACAAGTGAGGCATGGAGTGTGGAAGTATTACCAAGTGATTCAG AGGCCCCAGACTTAAAACAGGAGGAAAGACTACAAGAACTGGAAAGCTGTTCTGGGCTGGGTAGCACATCTGATGACACAGATGTAAGGGAGGTCAGTTCTCGACCCAGTACACCAGGCCTCAGTGTTGTATCAG GTATTAGTGCAACATCTGAAGATATTCCTAATAAGATTGAGGATCTCAGGTCTGAATGTAGCTCTGACTTCGGGGGAAAAGATTCCGTGACAAGTCCTGACATGGATGAAACGGCCCACG GAGCCAGTCAGTTGACATCTCCCCCTTCTCAGACAGATTCTTTGCTTGCATTGTTCGACCCTCTCTCGTCAAATGAGG GTGCATCAGCTGTAGTAAGGCCTAAAGTACACTATGCACGACCCTCTCATCCACCACCAGATCCACCGATCTTGGAAGGAGCTATGGGAGGTAATGAGGCCCGATTACCAAACTTTGGGTTTCACGCTTTAATTCCAACTGATTTAGAAGCATTCAAGCAGAGGCATTCTTATCCAGAGAGGCTAGTCCGGAGTAGGAGTTCAGATATAGTATCATCAGTTCGGAGACCTATGAGTGATCCTGGGTGGAACAGACGTCCTGGTAATGAGGAGAGGGAGCTTCCTATGCCGAACACAAACGCTGGAGCAGCTGTTCTGGTAGCTGCATCTCAGTCATCATCTTCATCTCCCAGTAAAGACTCCTCTAGGGGAGAG ATTGAAGAACGAAAAGACAGTGATGATGAGAAGTCTGACAGAAACAAGCCCTGGTGGAGGAAACGTTTTGTGTCTGCTATGCCCAAAG CTCCTATTccatttagaaagaaagaaaaacaagaaaaagacaaagatgaCATGGTGCCTGACAGATATTCGACACTTCAAG ATGATCCCAGCCCAAGGCTCAGTGCACAGGCGCAAGCTGCAGAGGACATTCTGGACAAATACAGGAATGCAATTAAGCGAACCAGTCCTAGTGAAGGAGCCATAGTGAACTATGACGGTGCAG aGGCTATTGGGGATGGTGAGAGTATGCATGACTCTCCACGTGATGAGGCTTTGCAAAACATGTCTGCAGATGATCTCCCAGACTCTGCAAGTCAAGTAGCACAGCCACAAAGTTCTGCTTTCTCCTATAG ggatgcaaagaagaaattgaGATTGGCTCTTTGTTCAGCAGATTCTGTTGCCTTCCCAATGTTGACACATTCAACAAGGAATGGTCTGCCAGACCACACAGACCCTGAAG ATAATGAAATTGTGTGCTTCTTGAAAGTTCAGCTAGCTGAAGCTATTAACCTCCAAGACAAGAACTTGATGGCCCAGCTACAAGAGACAATGCGATGTGTAAGCCGCTTTGATAACAGGACCTGTCGAAAGCTGCTGGCATCTATTGCAGAGGACTATAG gaaaagagCTCCATATATCGCTTATTTAACTCGGTGTCGCCAAGGCCTGCAAACGACACAAGCGCACTTGGAAAGGCTGTTGCAAAGAGTTCTGCGAGATAAAGAAGTGGCCAACAGATACTTCACTACAGTATGTGTGAGGTTACTGCtagagagcaaagaaaagaaaataagggagTTTATTCAAG ATTTCCAGAAACTCACAGCAGCAGATGATAAAACAGCCCAAGTGGAggattttcttcagttcttatATGGAGCAATGGCTCAGGATGCCATATGGCAGAATGCCAGTGAAGAACAGCTTCAGGATGCACAATTAGCTATAGAACGCAGCGTGATGAATCGTATTTTCAAACTTGCGTTCTACCCTAATCAGGATGGAGATATTTTGCGTGACCA ggtCCTTCATGAGCACATACAGAGGTTATCTAAAGTAGTGACTGCAAACCACAAAGCACTTCAGATACCTGAG gtatATCTCCGGGAGGCACCATGGCCATCTGCACAGTCTGAAATCCGCACAATAAGCGCGTATAAAACCCCCCGAGACAAAGTACAGTGTATCCTGAGAATGTGTTCAACCATCATGAACCTGCTTAGTCTCGCAAATGAAGACTCAGTACCTGGGGCAGATGATTTTGTTCCTGTTCTGGTCTTTGTCCTCATAAAG GCAAATCCACCTTGCTTGCTGTCCACTGTTCAGTACATTAGTAGTTTCTATGCCAACTGTTTATCTGGAGAAGAATCATACTGGTGGATGCAGTTCACAGCAGCAGTTGAATTCATTAAAACTATTGATGATCGCAAGTAA
- the GAPVD1 gene encoding GTPase-activating protein and VPS9 domain-containing protein 1 isoform X3 translates to MSYSEYCVTRSLPKMVKLDIHTLAHHLKQERLYVNSEKQLIQRLNADVLKTAEKLYRTAWISKQQRINLDRLIITSAEASPAECCQHAKILEDTQFVDGYKQLGFQEAAYGEFLNRLRENPRLIASCLVAGEKLNQDNTQSVIHTVFTSIYGNCIMQEDESYLLQVLRYLIEFELKESDNPRRLLRRGTCAFSILFKLFSEGLFSAKLFLTATLHEPIMQLLVEDEDHLETDPNKLIERFSPVQQEKLFGEKGTEKFKQRVQEMVDSNEAKLVTLVNKFIGYLKQNTYCFPHSLRWIVSQMYKTLSCVDRLEVGEVRAMCTDLLLACFICPAIVNPEQYGIISDAPINEVARFNLMQVGRLLQQLAMTGSEEGDPRMKSNLAKFDKSCVAAFLDVVIDGRAVETPPMSSVNLLEGLSRTVVYMTYSQLTTLVGFMRNVMSSDQLKEDRMALENLLANLPQNKPGKSSSLEMTPYNTPQLSPATTPANKKNRLPIGQQLAAITAWDTSATNLSAHITLVTPFATRSRSRSNILMDQHGDHEGSSQETIPEVQPEEVLVISLGTGPQITPGMMSENEVLNMQLADGGQGDVPVDENKLHGKPDKTLRFSLCSDNLEGISEGPSNRSNSVSSLDLEGESVSELGAGPSGSNGVEALQLLEHEQATTQDNLDDKLRKFEIRDMMGLTDDRDISETVSETWSTDVLGSDFDPNIDEDRLQEIAGSTISETTSEAWSVEVLPSDSEAPDLKQEERLQELESCSGLGSTSDDTDVREVSSRPSTPGLSVVSGISATSEDIPNKIEDLRSECSSDFGGKDSVTSPDMDETAHGASQLTSPPSQTDSLLALFDPLSSNEGASAVVRPKVHYARPSHPPPDPPILEGAMGGNEARLPNFGFHALIPTDLEAFKQRHSYPERLVRSRSSDIVSSVRRPMSDPGWNRRPGNEERELPMPNTNAGAAVLVAASQSSSSSPSKDSSRGEIEERKDSDDEKSDRNKPWWRKRFVSAMPKAPIPFRKKEKQEKDKDDMVPDRYSTLQDDPSPRLSAQAQAAEDILDKYRNAIKRTSPSEGAIVNYDGAEAIGDGESMHDSPRDEALQNMSADDLPDSASQVAQPQSSAFSYRDAKKKLRLALCSADSVAFPMLTHSTRNGLPDHTDPEDNEIVCFLKVQLAEAINLQDKNLMAQLQETMRCVSRFDNRTCRKLLASIAEDYRKRAPYIAYLTRCRQGLQTTQAHLERLLQRVLRDKEVANRYFTTVCVRLLLESKEKKIREFIQDFQKLTAADDKTAQVEDFLQFLYGAMAQDAIWQNASEEQLQDAQLAIERSVMNRIFKLAFYPNQDGDILRDQVLHEHIQRLSKVVTANHKALQIPEVYLREAPWPSAQSEIRTISAYKTPRDKVQCILRMCSTIMNLLSLANEDSVPGADDFVPVLVFVLIKANPPCLLSTVQYISSFYANCLSGEESYWWMQFTAAVEFIKTIDDRK, encoded by the exons ATGTCCTATAG tgagTACTGTGTAACCCGCTCACTGCCCAAGATGGTGAAGCTGGATATACACACGCTAGCTCATCACCTCAAGCAGGAACGGCTGTATgtaaattcagaaaagcaacttATTCAGAGGCTCAATGCAGATGTATTGAAGACAGCTGAAAAGCTGTACCGCACAGCATGGATTTCCAAGCAGCAAAGGATTAACTTGGACAGACTGATCATAACAAG tgctGAAGCTTCTCCTGCTGAATGTTGCCAGCATGCTAAAATCCTGGAGGACACGCAGTTTGTGGATGGATATAAGCAGTTGGGATTTCAGGAGGCTGCTTATGGAGAATTCCTAAACAGATTGAGAGAGAACCCTAGGCTTATTGCATCCTGTCTGGTTGCTGGAGAGAAGCTCAACCAGGACAACACTCAGAGTGTCATTCACACAGTCTTTACCTCCATTTATGGCAACTGCATCATGCAGGAGGATGAGAGCTACCTCCTCCAGGTCCTTCGTTACTTGATTGAATTTGAACTCAAGGAAAGCGACAACCCTAGGCGGCTGTTGAGACGAGGCACCTGTGCATTCAGCATCTTATTCAAACTTTTCTCTGAAGGactcttttctgcaaaactttttCTTACTGCAACTTTACATGAGCCAATCATGCAGCTTCTGGTTGAAGATGAAGACCACTTGGAAACTGATCCAAACAAGTTAATTGAGAGATTCTCCCCAGTACAACAGGAAAAGTTATTTGGAgagaaaggcacagaaaagtTCAAGCAAAGAGTCCAAGAGATGGTTGACTCCAATGAGGCCAAGCTGGTGACCTTGGTGAACAAATTCATTGGCTATCTCAAACAAAACACTTACTGTTTTCCTCACAGCTTGAGATGGATTGTGTCACAAATGTACAAAACGCTCTCGTGTGTAGACAGGCTGGAGGTTGGGGAGGTCAGAGCAATGTGCACAGATCTTCTTCTAGCGTGTTTCATCTGTCCTGCAATTGTTAACCCAGAACAGTATGGGATCATTTCTGATGCTCCTATAAATGAGGTGGCAAGATTTAATCTGATGCAG gttGGGAGACTTCTGCAGCAATTGGCAATGACGGGTTCTGAAGAGGGAGATCCGCGCATGAAGAGTAACCTTGCTAAATTTGACAAA agctgtgttgCTGCTTTCCTGGATGTAGTAATCGATGGGCGTGCTGTTGAAACTCCTCCAATGTCTTCTGTTAACCTTCTGGAGGGGTTGAGTAGAACAGTGGTTTACATGACATACAGCCAGCTAACTACTCTG GTTGGCTTTATGCGGAATGTAATGTCAAGCGATCAACTTAAGGAAGATCGGATGGCTTTGGAAAACTTGCTGGCAAACTTACCCCAGAACAAaccagggaaaagcagcagccttgaAATGACTCCATATAATACCCCACAACTTTCTCCTGCAACTACTccagctaacaaaaaaaatcgATTACCGATAG GACAGCAATTGGCAGCCATTACTGCCTGGGATACTTCTGCTACCAATCTTTCAGCTCATATAACTCTAGTAACCCCTTTTG CAACTCGTAGCAGAAGTAGATCAAATATTCTAATGGATCAGCACGGAGATCATGAAGGATCGTCCCAGGAGACTATCCCAGAAGTTCAGCCAGAAGAAGTGCTGGTGATTTCTTTGGGGACAGGTCCACAGATTACTCCAGGAATGATGTCAGAAAATGAG GTCTTAAATATGCAGCTTGCAGATGGCGGACAAGGAGATGTCCCTGTTGATGAAAACAAACTCCATGGTAAACCTGATAAAACCTTGCGCTTTTCCCTCTGCAGTGATAATCTGGAAGGAATATCTGAAG GTCCTTCAAATCGCTCCAACTCTGTGTCATCTTTGGATTTAGAAGGGGAGTCTGTGTCAGAGCTTGGCGCAGGCCCCTCTGGGAGCAATGGCGTTGAAGCTCTGCAGCTGTTAGAGCATGAACAAG cCACAACTCAGGATAATCTTGATGACAAGCTCCGTAAATTCGAAATCCGTGATATGATGGGGTTGACTGATGACAGAGATATATCAGAAACTGTGAGTGAAACGTGGAGTACAGATGTCTTGGGAAGTGACTTCGATCCAAACATCGATGAAGATCGCTTGCAAGAAATAGCAG GTTCAACCATATCAGAAACCACAAGTGAGGCATGGAGTGTGGAAGTATTACCAAGTGATTCAG AGGCCCCAGACTTAAAACAGGAGGAAAGACTACAAGAACTGGAAAGCTGTTCTGGGCTGGGTAGCACATCTGATGACACAGATGTAAGGGAGGTCAGTTCTCGACCCAGTACACCAGGCCTCAGTGTTGTATCAG GTATTAGTGCAACATCTGAAGATATTCCTAATAAGATTGAGGATCTCAGGTCTGAATGTAGCTCTGACTTCGGGGGAAAAGATTCCGTGACAAGTCCTGACATGGATGAAACGGCCCACG GAGCCAGTCAGTTGACATCTCCCCCTTCTCAGACAGATTCTTTGCTTGCATTGTTCGACCCTCTCTCGTCAAATGAGG GTGCATCAGCTGTAGTAAGGCCTAAAGTACACTATGCACGACCCTCTCATCCACCACCAGATCCACCGATCTTGGAAGGAGCTATGGGAGGTAATGAGGCCCGATTACCAAACTTTGGGTTTCACGCTTTAATTCCAACTGATTTAGAAGCATTCAAGCAGAGGCATTCTTATCCAGAGAGGCTAGTCCGGAGTAGGAGTTCAGATATAGTATCATCAGTTCGGAGACCTATGAGTGATCCTGGGTGGAACAGACGTCCTGGTAATGAGGAGAGGGAGCTTCCTATGCCGAACACAAACGCTGGAGCAGCTGTTCTGGTAGCTGCATCTCAGTCATCATCTTCATCTCCCAGTAAAGACTCCTCTAGGGGAGAG ATTGAAGAACGAAAAGACAGTGATGATGAGAAGTCTGACAGAAACAAGCCCTGGTGGAGGAAACGTTTTGTGTCTGCTATGCCCAAAG CTCCTATTccatttagaaagaaagaaaaacaagaaaaagacaaagatgaCATGGTGCCTGACAGATATTCGACACTTCAAG ATGATCCCAGCCCAAGGCTCAGTGCACAGGCGCAAGCTGCAGAGGACATTCTGGACAAATACAGGAATGCAATTAAGCGAACCAGTCCTAGTGAAGGAGCCATAGTGAACTATGACGGTGCAG aGGCTATTGGGGATGGTGAGAGTATGCATGACTCTCCACGTGATGAGGCTTTGCAAAACATGTCTGCAGATGATCTCCCAGACTCTGCAAGTCAAGTAGCACAGCCACAAAGTTCTGCTTTCTCCTATAG ggatgcaaagaagaaattgaGATTGGCTCTTTGTTCAGCAGATTCTGTTGCCTTCCCAATGTTGACACATTCAACAAGGAATGGTCTGCCAGACCACACAGACCCTGAAG ATAATGAAATTGTGTGCTTCTTGAAAGTTCAGCTAGCTGAAGCTATTAACCTCCAAGACAAGAACTTGATGGCCCAGCTACAAGAGACAATGCGATGTGTAAGCCGCTTTGATAACAGGACCTGTCGAAAGCTGCTGGCATCTATTGCAGAGGACTATAG gaaaagagCTCCATATATCGCTTATTTAACTCGGTGTCGCCAAGGCCTGCAAACGACACAAGCGCACTTGGAAAGGCTGTTGCAAAGAGTTCTGCGAGATAAAGAAGTGGCCAACAGATACTTCACTACAGTATGTGTGAGGTTACTGCtagagagcaaagaaaagaaaataagggagTTTATTCAAG ATTTCCAGAAACTCACAGCAGCAGATGATAAAACAGCCCAAGTGGAggattttcttcagttcttatATGGAGCAATGGCTCAGGATGCCATATGGCAGAATGCCAGTGAAGAACAGCTTCAGGATGCACAATTAGCTATAGAACGCAGCGTGATGAATCGTATTTTCAAACTTGCGTTCTACCCTAATCAGGATGGAGATATTTTGCGTGACCA ggtCCTTCATGAGCACATACAGAGGTTATCTAAAGTAGTGACTGCAAACCACAAAGCACTTCAGATACCTGAG gtatATCTCCGGGAGGCACCATGGCCATCTGCACAGTCTGAAATCCGCACAATAAGCGCGTATAAAACCCCCCGAGACAAAGTACAGTGTATCCTGAGAATGTGTTCAACCATCATGAACCTGCTTAGTCTCGCAAATGAAGACTCAGTACCTGGGGCAGATGATTTTGTTCCTGTTCTGGTCTTTGTCCTCATAAAG GCAAATCCACCTTGCTTGCTGTCCACTGTTCAGTACATTAGTAGTTTCTATGCCAACTGTTTATCTGGAGAAGAATCATACTGGTGGATGCAGTTCACAGCAGCAGTTGAATTCATTAAAACTATTGATGATCGCAAGTAA